A genome region from Thermogemmatispora onikobensis includes the following:
- a CDS encoding acetylornithine transaminase, with product MTTHLLKRDWIALEQKYYQATFKRQPVTFIRGQGIRVWDMEGREYLDFVAGIAVNVLGHCHPAVVQAVQEQAAQLIHVSNLYYNTRQIELAEQLALLSGGMRSFFSNSGAEANEGAIKLARKFGRLHRNGAYEIISMERSFHGRTLATTAATGQAHYQETWKPLPDGFKQVPFNDLEALKAATSEKTVGVLLESVQGEGGIWPATREFLQGVRRWCDEQNLVMICDEVQAGMGRTGRFFGFEHYGVMPDIITLAKGLAGGVPIGAMLTGRRTDLFVPGDHGSTFGGNPLACAAALATLKTIQEERLVENAARMGEYWHEKLQALCQKYDFIANPRGIGLMRAVEVKHDLAPAIVDQALKHGLLLNNLGNATLRMVPPLILTQADIDEAAQRLDRALEDVAHQHGHGGAAQS from the coding sequence ATGACGACACATCTGCTGAAACGTGACTGGATCGCCCTTGAGCAGAAATACTATCAGGCTACTTTCAAACGCCAGCCGGTGACGTTCATCCGTGGCCAGGGTATCCGCGTCTGGGATATGGAGGGGCGCGAGTATCTGGACTTCGTGGCCGGGATCGCTGTGAATGTCTTGGGTCACTGCCACCCAGCAGTGGTGCAGGCCGTCCAGGAGCAGGCGGCGCAACTGATCCATGTCTCTAATCTGTATTACAACACGCGCCAGATCGAGCTGGCTGAACAGCTGGCTCTGCTCAGCGGCGGGATGCGCTCGTTCTTTAGCAACAGCGGCGCGGAGGCCAATGAGGGCGCCATCAAGCTGGCCCGCAAGTTTGGTCGCCTGCACCGCAACGGTGCTTACGAAATCATCAGCATGGAGCGCAGCTTCCACGGGCGCACGCTGGCTACAACGGCGGCCACTGGCCAGGCCCACTATCAGGAGACCTGGAAGCCCTTGCCCGACGGCTTTAAGCAGGTTCCGTTCAACGATCTCGAGGCCCTCAAGGCCGCAACCAGCGAGAAGACCGTTGGGGTCTTGCTGGAGTCGGTCCAGGGCGAGGGCGGAATCTGGCCAGCAACCAGGGAGTTTCTGCAGGGCGTGCGCCGCTGGTGCGACGAGCAGAATCTGGTGATGATCTGCGATGAGGTCCAGGCGGGCATGGGACGAACGGGCAGGTTCTTCGGGTTCGAGCACTATGGTGTCATGCCCGATATCATCACGCTGGCTAAGGGCCTGGCCGGCGGCGTGCCCATTGGGGCCATGCTGACCGGGCGCCGGACCGACCTGTTCGTGCCCGGCGACCACGGCTCTACGTTTGGCGGAAATCCTCTGGCCTGTGCCGCTGCCTTAGCCACGCTGAAGACCATTCAGGAGGAGCGTCTGGTCGAGAATGCTGCACGCATGGGCGAGTATTGGCATGAGAAACTGCAGGCGCTCTGCCAGAAGTACGATTTCATTGCCAATCCGCGCGGCATCGGTCTGATGCGTGCTGTGGAGGTTAAGCACGACCTGGCGCCGGCAATTGTCGATCAGGCCCTCAAGCATGGCCTGCTGTTGAATAACCTGGGGAATGCCACCCTGCGCATGGTGCCTCCGCTCATCTTAACGCAGGCCGATATCGATGAGGCCGCCCAACGCCTTGATCGCGCTCTGGAGGACGTGGCCCATCAGCATGGGCACGGGGGAGCCGCTCAGTCCTGA
- a CDS encoding class IV adenylate cyclase: MQNLELKVRCLGATTLQQVEALACSAGAAYVRTVQQRDTYFLATHTRLKLREWWREDDAATSTDVVEAAMEQMEQTTSRPDQGQEVAEGSHERSREGALLISSRRQERAGACTCEYLVYPVSEPAVLRALLSAALGVLVVVEKRRRFYRYGHTRIHLDEVKDLGSFVELETVIDEEISPGEASAEHSALISLLELDRLPVVPYSYSDLLSGHCD, translated from the coding sequence GTGCAAAACCTGGAATTAAAAGTCCGCTGCCTTGGTGCCACAACGCTCCAGCAGGTAGAAGCACTGGCCTGCAGTGCGGGAGCAGCCTATGTGCGCACCGTGCAGCAGCGCGATACGTACTTCCTGGCAACCCACACTCGCCTCAAGCTGCGCGAGTGGTGGCGCGAAGACGACGCAGCGACCTCGACCGACGTGGTTGAGGCTGCGATGGAGCAGATGGAGCAAACCACAAGCAGACCAGATCAGGGCCAGGAGGTAGCCGAGGGAAGCCACGAGCGTAGTAGAGAGGGAGCGCTCCTCATCTCCTCGCGTCGACAGGAACGGGCGGGAGCCTGTACCTGCGAGTATTTGGTCTATCCTGTGAGCGAGCCAGCCGTCCTGCGGGCCTTGCTTTCGGCGGCTTTGGGGGTCCTCGTTGTCGTTGAAAAGAGGCGTCGCTTCTATCGCTATGGGCACACCCGTATCCATCTGGATGAAGTCAAAGATCTCGGCTCCTTTGTCGAGCTGGAGACCGTCATCGACGAGGAGATTAGCCCTGGGGAAGCCAGCGCTGAGCATTCGGCACTCATCTCGCTGCTCGAGCTAGATCGCCTACCGGTAGTGCCCTACTCCTACAGCGACCTGCTCAGTGGGCACTGCGACTGA
- the argJ gene encoding bifunctional glutamate N-acetyltransferase/amino-acid acetyltransferase ArgJ: MTEQFREVDLCVTAPRGFRAGAVACGIKSDAAIKDLAILASDVPCVAVGTFTTSRTPAAPVLLCREYLRDGKAQAVVVNSGNANCATGEQGLRNAYRMSEVAASRLGIPKELVLCSSTGIIGRQLPMEKIEHGITSIELSSNSGNDFAEAILTTDTRPKRIALEFEIDGRTVRLGGATKGAGMIYPNMATMLCYLTTDAAVEHAWLQEELRAAVADSFNMISVDGDMSTNDTCLLFANGLAGNAPLNKAHPEAGRFREALRRVTTYLAREIARDGEGATKLMTVHVRGARDRADAIKAARGITLSPLWQCALAGGDPNWGRIVAALGASGCTLDPDRFDIFIGPVQVVQQGGAASYDEAAARAVMAASEVTITIDLHLGEAEATAWGCDLTHGYIDENTLYTR; encoded by the coding sequence TTGACTGAGCAATTCCGTGAGGTAGACCTTTGTGTCACCGCTCCGCGCGGCTTTCGCGCCGGAGCTGTCGCCTGCGGTATTAAATCCGATGCGGCGATCAAAGATCTGGCGATCCTGGCCTCGGATGTCCCTTGTGTCGCCGTCGGGACCTTTACGACAAGCCGCACCCCTGCCGCCCCCGTGCTGCTCTGCCGGGAGTATCTGCGCGACGGCAAAGCTCAGGCGGTGGTGGTCAACAGCGGTAACGCAAACTGCGCCACCGGCGAGCAGGGCCTGCGCAATGCCTATCGCATGTCCGAGGTGGCAGCCTCTCGCCTGGGCATCCCAAAGGAGTTGGTGCTCTGCTCGTCAACCGGCATCATTGGCCGGCAATTGCCTATGGAGAAGATTGAGCACGGCATCACCTCCATCGAGCTGAGCAGCAACAGCGGCAACGATTTTGCTGAGGCAATTCTGACGACGGATACGCGCCCTAAGCGCATCGCTCTGGAATTCGAGATCGATGGTCGCACGGTACGCCTGGGCGGAGCAACCAAGGGCGCCGGGATGATCTATCCGAATATGGCCACCATGCTCTGCTATTTGACGACCGATGCCGCTGTCGAGCACGCCTGGCTTCAAGAGGAGCTGCGGGCCGCTGTGGCGGACTCGTTCAATATGATCTCTGTCGATGGCGATATGTCGACGAATGATACCTGCCTGCTCTTCGCTAATGGCCTGGCAGGGAACGCACCACTCAACAAGGCTCATCCCGAGGCCGGACGTTTCCGCGAGGCGCTGCGTCGCGTGACCACTTATCTGGCCCGTGAGATCGCTCGCGATGGGGAGGGTGCGACCAAGCTGATGACGGTCCACGTGCGCGGCGCACGCGATCGAGCCGATGCCATCAAGGCGGCACGCGGTATTACGCTTTCGCCCCTCTGGCAGTGTGCTCTGGCCGGTGGTGACCCTAACTGGGGCCGGATCGTCGCCGCTCTCGGCGCGAGTGGCTGTACGCTTGACCCCGACCGCTTCGATATTTTTATCGGTCCTGTTCAGGTGGTGCAGCAGGGTGGGGCCGCCTCTTATGATGAAGCGGCGGCACGCGCTGTTATGGCCGCCAGCGAAGTGACCATTACGATCGATCTACACCTGGGAGAGGCTGAGGCCACAGCCTGGGGGTGTGACCTGACCCACGGCTATATTGATGAGAATACACTCTACACACGCTAG